Genomic DNA from Candidatus Methylomirabilota bacterium:
ACTGAGCTTGCCTCGCAGGAGCAAGGTGGGGACGCGGATATTTCGCATGGCGGCCTGGAAAAGCCCCTGAAAGTCATGGGGCGGGACCTCCATGCGGCCCCGGTCCAGGAACCTCGGGTCCCAGTGCCAGTACCAGCGCCCATCCCGTTTCTGGCGCAGCACCTTCATGAGCCCGGCGTGATTCACACGCTTCGGACGGTTCGGCGTATAGGCCGCGATGGCCTCCGCCGCGTCCTCCAGAGTGGCAAATCCCCGCAAGCCGGAGCTCATGAAGTCTCGAATGCGCTGGACGCCGGCGGGGTTAGTCCGATGCACGATGTCCACGATGACGAGAGCGCTCGACACCACGCGATCGGAGCCGCCCTCGGCGAGCATGGCCGTCACCCCTCCGAGGGAGGCGCCCACGAGCACGGGCGGCCGGCCGAGCTGGTCGACGACGGCCACGCAGTCGGCCGCATAAGTCGTGAACGAGTAGTCCCCGTTGAGGGCCCACTCGCTGTCGCCATGGCCACGGAGATCGAGGGACACCGCCCTCCAGCCGTGGCCGGCGATGACCTGCGCGGTCTTGCCCCACGCGTGGCGGGTCTGGCCGCCGCCGTGCATGAGGAGCACGGGCCAGTCGCGATCGTCGCCCCAGACGTCGGCGACCAGGTGAATCCTTTCGA
This window encodes:
- a CDS encoding alpha/beta hydrolase, with the translated sequence MRTVRFEGFERIHLVADVWGDDRDWPVLLMHGGGQTRHAWGKTAQVIAGHGWRAVSLDLRGHGDSEWALNGDYSFTTYAADCVAVVDQLGRPPVLVGASLGGVTAMLAEGGSDRVVSSALVIVDIVHRTNPAGVQRIRDFMSSGLRGFATLEDAAEAIAAYTPNRPKRVNHAGLMKVLRQKRDGRWYWHWDPRFLDRGRMEVPPHDFQGLFQAAMRNIRVPTLLLRGKLSDVVTEEGVQEFLDQIPGAKVVDVGGAAHMVAGDQNDAFSQAVIQFLEQDVRPTLRQST